TTAAAGAAAAATACCCAATATTAACCCCGGAAGATATAGCAAATATTATCTCCCTTATAACAAAAAAGGAGCACATTGGAAGGAGGGAGTTGGACACAAGCTATTCATTAGAAGATAAGGCATATTTCAGGGTTCATATTACATCCACCCTTGGAAACCTTGGGATAGTAATGAAATATATCCCAGCCAAAATTCCATCCCTTAATAACCTTTCCTTTTCCCCTGAGATTTATGAAAGACTTAAGATTGTATGCTCTTCCAAAGACGGATTGGTCCTGGTTACAGGACCTACAGGTTCTGGAAAATCAACCACCCTTTCTGCGATGATAAAAGAGATGAGGGATACAAGGTCTCTTTCCATTGTTACTATTGAAGACCCTATTGAATTTGTCCATAAACCAAAAGAGGGAAAGGATGGTTTTACTGATATTGTTATCCAGCAGCAGGTTGGGATTGATGTTCCCTCATTTTATGATGGGATTGTTGCTTCTTTAAGAAAACACCCAAATGTAATTTTGCTTGGAGAGATAAGGGGAAAGGATGAAATGGAAGAGGCAATAACCGCCGCAAATACAGGACATCTTGTTTTAGCAACCTTGCATACAAGGAATGCCATACAGACCATTGAGAGGATTGTAACCTTAAGGCAGAACATAAGCAAGGCTGATGCATATAAGGAAGTTGCCTCTATAATGAGGGCATTTATTTCTCAGCAACTTGCTCCAAAAATAGGAGGAGGGTTTATTCCTGTCTGTGAAATCCTTGCCAATACGCCCTATGTGGCTGATATAATTGAGAAGGGAGCGAATTTTATGGAGATGAAGGAGGCTTTGGATGGAAAGACAAGGTCTCCTGAGATAATAAGCC
This DNA window, taken from bacterium, encodes the following:
- a CDS encoding ATPase, T2SS/T4P/T4SS family — its product is MLEYRGFYKEEAFHSILSLVAERGFPDLYFVSYNYPILRDSKDHNLYEINAYFKEKYPILTPEDIANIISLITKKEHIGRRELDTSYSLEDKAYFRVHITSTLGNLGIVMKYIPAKIPSLNNLSFSPEIYERLKIVCSSKDGLVLVTGPTGSGKSTTLSAMIKEMRDTRSLSIVTIEDPIEFVHKPKEGKDGFTDIVIQQQVGIDVPSFYDGIVASLRKHPNVILLGEIRGKDEMEEAITAANTGHLVLATLHTRNAIQTIERIVTLRQNISKADAYKEVASIMRAFISQQLAPKIGGGFIPVCEILANTPYVADIIEKGANFMEMKEALDGKTRSPEIISLNEDLFNRYKRKEIERKTALSISYNRVDLDLRMRKFGLLDKGEEKREEAFGEKGF